A genome region from Triticum aestivum cultivar Chinese Spring chromosome 2B, IWGSC CS RefSeq v2.1, whole genome shotgun sequence includes the following:
- the LOC123042665 gene encoding cytochrome P450 89A2-like: MEAAVAYLLLLPLATCAVLLPLLLLLLPALRPSKASRLPLPPSPPAVPVLGPLLWLWRARSCLEPAIRDLHRCHGPVLTLGFLSPRPAIFVSGRRVAHRALVQRGHAFASRPPAIAPFLVLTSAQRTVSSAPYGPLWRSLRRNLTSGVLHPARVARLFAPARRWALGILASDLENELSRSEGGVVTAVECLQFSMFSLLTYMCFGSRLPAGRVRKIEAVQRELFSSYIGFQVFAFCPALTTRLFRRRWRKVLSIRSKQEELFLPLIRARRERRLLTANGDDGSLAYCYVDTLLAHRLPKEEEDGGDRALTDGEMVSLCTEFLTASVDTTVTALQWILANLVRQPEIQARLRDEIDAAMTNDHQDAVAEEDLSSMHYLKAVVLEGLRRHPPAHFLLSHAAVTEASLDGLRVPAATSVNFSVADVSLDEEVWSRPEEFRPERFLEGGEGYGVDLTGSREIRMMPFGAGRRICPGLGLAMLHLEFFVANLVRRFEWSAAEDGGGVDLAERPEFTVTMERPLRARVAPRRPRLVRPV, from the coding sequence ATGGAGGCCGCCGTCGCGTACCTCCTCCtgctcccgctcgccacctgcgccgtgctgctccccctcctcctgctgctgctcccgGCCCTTCGGCCGTCCAAGGCCAGCCGCCTCCCGCTGCCGCCGTCCCCGCCGGCCGTCCCGGTGCTCGGCCCGCTGCTCTGGCTCTGGCGCGCGCGCTCCTGCCTCGAGCCGGCCATCCGCGACCTGCACCGCTGCCACGGGCCCGTGCTCACCCTCGGCTTCCTCTCCCCGCGACCGGCTATCTTCGTCTCCGGACGCCGCGTCGCCCACCGCGCGCTCGTCCAGCGCGGGCACGCCTTCGCCAGCCGCCCGCCCGCCATCGCGCCCTTCCTCGTCCTCACCTCCGCCCAGCGCACCGTCAGCTCCGCGCCATACGGCCCGCTCTGGCGCTCTCTCAGGCGGAACCTCACCTCCGGCGTCCTCCACCCCGCGCGCGTCGCGCGCCTTTTCGCGCCGGCGCGGCGGTGGGCGCTCGGGATCCTCGCCTCCGACCTCGAGAACGAGTTGTCCCGGAGCGAgggcggcgtggtgaccgccgtcGAGTGCCTCCAGTTCTCCATGTTCTCGCTGCTCACGTACATGTGCTTCGGGAGCAGACTGCCGGCCGGCCGCGTACGGAAGATCGAGGCCGTGCAGAGGGAGCTCTTCTCCTCCTACATCGGCTTCCAGGTCTTCGCCTTCTGCCCGGCGCTCACCACGAGGCTgtttcggcggcggtggcggaaggTGCTGTCCATCCGCAGTAAGCAGGAGGAGCTGTTCCTGCCACTGATCAGAGCAAGAAGAGAACGGAGGCTGCTGACGGCTAACGGCGACGACGGCAGCCTAGCGTACTGCTACGTCGACACGCTcctcgcgcaccggctccccaaggaggaagaggatggCGGCGACCGCGCGCTCACAGACGGCGAGATGGTGAGCCTCTGCACGGAGTTCCTCACCGCTAGTGTCGACACCACGGTGACCGCGCTGCAGTGGATCTTGGCGAACCTGGTCCGGCAGCCGGAGATCCAGGCGAGGCTCCGGGATGAGATCGACGCGGCGATGACCAACGACCACCAGGACGCCGTCGCGGAGGAGGACCTGTCGAGCATGCACTACCTGAAGGCGGTGGTCCTGGAGGGGCTGCGGCGGCACCCGCCGGCGCACTTCCTGCTGTCGCACGCGGCCGTAACGGAGGCGTCGCTAGACGGGCTCCGCGTGCCGGCGGCCACGTCGGTGAACTTTTCGGTGGCGGACGTGTCACTGGACGAGGAGGTGTGGAGCCGGCCAGAGGAGTTCAGGCCGGAGCGATTCCTGGAGGGCGGGGAGGGCTACGGGGTGGACCTGACGGGAAGCCGTGAGATCAGGATGATGCCGTTCGGGGCCGGCCGGAGGATCTGCCCCGGCCTCGGGCTGGCGATGCTGCACCTCGAGTTCTTCGTGGCCAACCTGGTGAGGCGGTTCGAGTGGTCTGCGGCGGAGGATGGCGGCGGCGTCGACCTCGCCGAGAGGCCGGAGTTCACGGTGACCATGGAGCGGCCGCTGCGCGCGCGCGTGGCGCCCAGACGCCCCCGCCTAGTTCGCCCAGTCTGA